A single Elaeis guineensis isolate ETL-2024a chromosome 15, EG11, whole genome shotgun sequence DNA region contains:
- the LOC105058405 gene encoding annexin Gh1, translated as MASLKVPATVPSPSEDAEQLRKAFEGWGTNEALIISILGHRTADQRRAIRQAYRQAYNEDLLKSLDGEISGDFERVVLLWTLDSAERDAWLANEAVRKWRPGNRVLIEIACARSSKELFAVRQAYHSRFKRSLEEDVAVHTTGDFRKLLVPLVSAFRYEGPEINLTLAKSEAKMLREKISDKAYNHEELIRILTTRSKAQLVATFNHYNDAFGNPVNKDLKSDPKDEFLAALRATIRCICCPERYFEKVIRLAINGLGTDENALTRVIATRAEVDLKVVAEVYQKRNSMPLERAIKGDTSGDYEAMLLALLGQGA; from the exons ATGGCTTCTCTCAAGGTTCCGGCTACCGTTCCTTCTCCATCGGAGGACGCCGAGCAGCTCCGCAAGGCCTTCGAAG GTTGGGGCACCAATGAGGCGCTGATCATCTCCATCCTCGGCCACCGCACCGCCGACCAGCGCCGTGCCATCCGCCAGGCTTACCGCCAGGCCTACAACGAGGATCTCCTCAAGTCCCTTGATGGCGAGATCTCCGGCGACTTCGAG AGGGTGGTGCTTCTGTGGACGCTGGATTCGGCGGAGAGGGATGCGTGGCTGGCGAACGAGGCGGTGAGGAAGTGGCGCCCTGGGAACCGAGTGTTGATCGAGATAGCCTGTGCAAGGAGTTCCAAGGAGCTGTTTGCGGTGAGGCAGGCGTACCATTCGCGGTTTAAGAGGTCTCTCGAGGAGGATGTGGCGGTCCACACCACTGGGGATTTCCGTAAG CTTTTGGTGCCACTTGTAAGTGCATTCCGCTATGAAGGACCAGAGATTAACTTGACTTTGGCAAAATCAGAGGCCAAGATGCTGCGTGAGAAGATCTCTGATAAGGCCTACAACCATGAGGAGCTTATTAGGATCCTCACTACGAGGAGCAAAGCACAACTGGTTGCAACATTTAATCACTACAATGATGCATTTGGTAATCCAGTTAACAAG GATTTAAAATCTGATCCCAAAGATGAGTTCCTTGCTGCACTGAGGGCCACCATTCGTTGCATTTGCTgtcctgaaagatattttgagaaGGTCATTCGGTTGGCCATAAACGGGTTGGGAACAGATGAGAATGCTCTAACTCGAGTCATAGCCACTCGTGCTGAGGTCGACCTGAAAGTGGTAGCAGAGGTTTACCAGAAGAGAAACAGCATGCCACTTGAGCGTGCAATTAAGGGCGACACTTCTGGAGATTATGAGGCCATGCTTCTTGCACTGTTGGGCCAGGGAGCTTGA